A window of Juglans regia cultivar Chandler chromosome 7, Walnut 2.0, whole genome shotgun sequence contains these coding sequences:
- the LOC109004168 gene encoding uncharacterized protein LOC109004168 isoform X3 translates to MVTVAAALQEIGYKIQVFSLEDGPVREIWRKIGIPITIIQTCVKMPIVVDWLNYDGILVSSFQAQGVFSCFEQEPFKSLPLIWTIHERLLATRSRKYISDGQTGILSDWKRVFNRSTVVVFPNYVLPMIYSTFDVGNFFVIPGSPAEAWEADTVMASHKDNLHFRMGYEPEYAVIAIVGSQFLYKSLWLEHAIILQALLPVVLEFPLDNSSNSQLKIIVLSGDSTSNYGAVIEEIALKLKYQSGIVKHKALDVDADSVLSMADLVIYGSFLEEQSFPDILMKAMCFEKPIIAPDLSMIKKYVDDRVNGYLFPKENTKVLTQMIRQVFLKGKISPLARNIASIGRSTARNLMVLETVEGYASLLLNVLKLPSEVASPGDVAEIPPKFKEKWQWHLFEVASNSTYTNRTLRGHTFLDKFEQHWNHTQRERSGDVKAANELFVYNIWEEEKEIAMSNARKGREEEEWTLMQIKGRTDQSHGTWEEVYRSAKKADRSKNDLHEREEGELERTGQPLCIYEPYFGEGTWPFLHVSSLYRGIGLSTKGRRPRAEDVDAPSRLPLLNNPYYRDILGEYGAFFAIANSIDRVHKNAWIGFQSWRATASKASLSRIAENALLDAIQSRRHGDALYFWVRLDLDPRNPLQLDFWSFCDAINAGNCKLAFSEALKRMYGIKHDLDSLPSMPVDGGTWSVMHSWALPTRSFLEFVMFSRMFVDALDAHMYDKHHSSGHCYLSLFKDKHCYSRILELLINVWAYHSARRMMYVNPKTGEMQEHHRFKSRKGQMWIRWFSFATLKSMDEDMAEEADTENRTRRWLWPLTGEVFWQGVYERERALRHQQKETRKRKSKEKIDRMRKRTHQKEIGKYVKPLPESNSTVVR, encoded by the exons ATGGTGACAGTTGCCGCTGCTTTGCAGGAGATCGGCTACAAAATTCAG GTCTTCTCACTTGAAGATGGTCCTGTTCGTGAGATTTGGAGAAAAATAGGAATTCCAATCACGATAATTCAAACATGTGTTAAGATGCCGATTGTTGTAGATTGGTTAAA CTATGATGGCATTCTTGTGAGCTCTTTTCAAGCCCAAGGAGTCTTTTCATG TTTTGAGCAGGAACCTTTCAAGTCATTACCTCTTATATGGACCATCCATGAAAGATTGCTTGCTACTCgttcaagaaaatatatttcaGATGGGCAGACTGGCATTTTGAGTGATTGGAAAAGAGTATTCAACCGTTCTACTGTTGTTGTCTTTCCAAACTATGTACTGCCG ATGATTTATTCCACATTTGATGTTGGAAACTTTTTTGTAATTCCTGGTTCTCCTGCTGAGGCATGGGAAGCAGACACAGTAATGGCCTCGCATAAAGATAACTTGCATTTCAGGATGGGTTATGAGCCTGAATATGCTGTTATAGCAATTGTGGGTAGCCAATTTTTGTACAAGAGTTTGTGGCTGGAGCATGCAATCATTTTACAGGCTTTATTACCAGTTGTTTTGGAGTTCCCATTAGATAATAGTTCCAATTCTCAGCTCAAAATCATTGTTCTGAGTGGGGATTCAACAAGTAACTATGGTGCAGTTATTGAG GAAATTGCTCTAAAATTGAAATATCAAAGTGGCATTGTGAAGCATAAAGCTCTTGATGTCGATGCAGACAGTGTTTTAAGCATGGCTGATCTTGTAATATATGGATCCTTCCTTGAAGAGCAGTCTTTTCCAGACATCTTGATGAAAGCTATGTGCTTCGAGAAGCCAATCATTGCCCCCGATCTAtccatgataaaaaaatat GTTGATGACAGGGTGAATGGCTATCTTTTCCCTAAGGAGAATACTAAGGTTCTGACACAAATGATAAGGCAAGTGttcttgaaaggaaaaatatccCCACTGGCTCGCAATATTGCCTCAATAGGAAGAAGCACTGCAAGAAACCTGATGGTTTTGGAAACTGTTGAGGGTTATGCTTCACTCCTTCTCAATGTTCTCAAGCTCCCATCAGAAGTTGCTTCTCCTGGGGATGTTGCAGAAATCCCTCCCAAATTCAAGGAAAAATGGCAGTGGCATTTGTTTGAAGTAGCATCAAATTCGACATATACGAACAGAACTTTGAGAGGTCACACATTTTTAGACAAGTTTGAGCAGCACTGGAACCATACTCAAAGAGAGAGATCTGGAGACGTAAAAGCTGCTAATGAATtgtttgtatataatatatgggaggaagagaaagaaattgcGATGTCTAATGCcagaaaaggaagagaagaagaagag TGGACTTTGATGCAGATAAAGGGTAGAACTGATCAGTCTCATGGAACCTGGGAGGAAGTATATCGAAGTGCAAAAAAGGCTGATAGGTCTAAGAACGATTTGCATGAAAGGGAGGAAGGGGAGCTTGAAAGGACTGGTCAACCGCTGTGCATTTACGAACCTTACTTTGGGGAGGGTACCTGGCCTTTCCTACATGTTTCTTCCCTTTATCGTGGGATTGGGCTG TCTACTAAAGGCCGGAGACCTAGGGCAGAAGATGTTGATGCACCTTCTCGTCTTCCACTTCTGAATAACCCTTACTATCGAGATATACTTGGTGAATATGGAGCCTTTTTTGCAATTGCAAATTCAATTGACCGTGTACACAAGAATGCTTGGATTGGGTTTCAGTCTTGGCGAGCAACAGCAAGCAAG GCGTCTTTGTCTAGAATTGCTGAAAATGCACTGTTAGATGCTATCCAATCACGGAGGCATGGGGACGCACTCTACTTTTGGGTACGCTTGGATTTGGATCCACGAAATCCTTTGCAGCTGGACTTTTGGTCATTCTGTGATGCTATAAATGCTGGAAATTGCAA GTTGGCATTTTCTGAGGCTCTTAAGAGGATGTATGGCATAAAGCATGATTTAGATTCTTTACCATCCATGCCTGTAGATGGCGGTACATGGTCTGTCATGCATAGCTGGGCTTTGCCAACTAGGTCCTTCCTAGAATTTGTGATGTTTTCTAG AATGTTTGTAGATGCCTTGGATGCTCATATGTATGACAAGCACCATTCAAGTGGACACTGTTATCTGAGTTTGTTCAAG GATAAACATTGCTACTCGCGGATTCTTGAGCTGCTTATAAATGTTTGGGCATACCACAGTGCAAGGCGGATGATGTATGTGAACCCCAAGACGGGTGAGATGCAGGAACACCATAGATTTAAGAGTCGTAAAGGTCAAATGTGGATTAGATGGTTCTCATTCGCCACGCTAAAGAGCATGGATGAGGATATGGCAGAGGAAGCAGATACTGAGAACCGTACTAGACGGTGGTTGTGGCCATTGACTGGTGAGGTCTTCTGGCAAGGTGTGTATGAGCGAGAACGGGCTTTACGACATCAGCAAAAAGAAACTAGGAAGCGAAAGAGTaaggaaaaaattgatagaatgAGGAAGCGAACCCACCAAAAAGAAATAGGGAAGTATGTGAAGCCCTTACCGGAATCAAACTCAACTGTGGTTAGGTAA